Part of the Candidatus Obscuribacterales bacterium genome, TTGCCCATCATAAAGCGCATCTAACGAAATCTCGACGATGCAGGCCTTGGCTTGGGCAAAGGTTTGCAGACCGCCACGAATCACCCGGTCTTCATAGCCTTGCACATCTAGCTTGATCAGAACGTCGGGCTGGGGAAACTGAGGTAATTGGGCGATCGCTCCATCCAAGGTGGTTTGGGTC contains:
- a CDS encoding FkbM family methyltransferase gives rise to the protein TQTTLDGAIAQLPQFPQPDVLIKLDVQGYEDRVIRGGLQTFAQAKACIVEISLDALYDGQATFQTIFELLSGLGYSYCGNLDQIQARDGHVIYFNALFINTHPTPPHHAR